One region of Oncorhynchus mykiss isolate Arlee chromosome 8, USDA_OmykA_1.1, whole genome shotgun sequence genomic DNA includes:
- the mfsd8l2 gene encoding uncharacterized protein mfsd8l2 has protein sequence MACRQAGLLIGPAFNLFLRLCDFQLGPFVVNNYTSPGIFMCLMWILLQFVVLALYWDIPPISSEEGGIAVGEIEEEEPLVRAEETLETYGTVWDDQIETTLSSEIHHFQDPSQCPPSPPYSTSSSSPPSTISNPLTIFSASQEFLREEVVVLLTAQFITLFNQTALETMVTPLTQRSFGFGELANSLMYSLCGVEVILGFFLVRGLSRQVEDRVVLAVGLVICSVACVWCLIFLANPQGGYSWELATFIIGVFLQLLGLPFVAVSQVSLFSKVTAEKTQGFSQGVRRSVGGLATILGPLWAGGLTGNLYLMLGVMLALLLMITVMLILSYDRLVEPKVVQHAQSSDNGE, from the exons ATGGCATGTCGCCAAGCTGGCCTCCTGATTG GGCCAGCATTCAATTTGTTCCTGAGGCTGTGCGACTTCCAGCTGGGGCCATTTGTGGTGAACAACTACACCTCTCCCGGG aTCTTCATGTGTCTGATGTGGATCCTGCTCCAGTTTGTGGTGCTGGCCCTGTACTGGGACATACCACCTATCAGCTCCGAAGAGGGGGGTATCGCTGTGGGAGAGATCGAAGAGGAGGAGCCGCTGGTAAGGGCAGAGGAGACACTGGAGACCTACGGCACTGTCTGGGACGACCAGATAGAGACAACCCTTTCCTCAGAGATACACCATTTCCAGGACCCTTCACAGTGCCCTCCCTCGCCGCCTTACTCTACCTCTTCCTCGTCCCCTCCTTCGACTATCTCAAACCCCCTCACAATTTTCAGTGCTAGTCAAG AGTTTctgagggaggaggtggtggtgctcCTCACTGCACAGTTCATCACCCTCTTCAACCAGACAGCACTGGAG ACCATGGTGACACCTCTGACCCAGCGCTCCTTTGGCTTCGGAGAGCTTGCCAACAGCCTGATGTACAGCCTGTGTGGCGTTGAGGTGATCCTGGGCTTCTTCTTGGTGCGTGGGCTGAGTCGCCAGGTGGAAGACCGTGTGGTGCTGGCCGTGGGGCTGGTCATCTGCAGTGTTGCCTGCGTCTGGTGCCTCATCTTCCTGGCCAACCCCCAGG GCGGGTACTCCTGGGAGTTGGCAACGTTCATCATCGGAGTGTTCCTGCAGCTGCTCGGGCTTCCCTTCGTGGCCGTGTCCCAGGTGTCTCTCTTCTCCAAAGTCACTGCAGAGAAAACGCAAG GGTTCAGTCAAGGCGTGAGGCGCTCTGTTGGGGGGCTGGCTACTATCCTGGGGCCTCTCTGGGCTGGAGGACTGACCGGTAACTTGTACCTGATGCTTGGAGTGATGCTGGCTCTTCTCCTCATGATCACA GTGATGCTGATACTATCCTATGATCGCCTAGTCGAACCCAAAGTAGTGCAGCACGCCCAGAGCTCAGACAATGGAGAATAG
- the LOC110530050 gene encoding apoptosis-associated speck-like protein containing a CARD isoform X2, translated as MPKTVGDTLIGVLNDLGMTKLKWFRHKLCERKQEPKIRKGNVENLDPIDLADLLTRTFTEDGALDVAIEVLRAIDCHDGAKELTDFKKAQESSVMSGAAKGSALGPNNIIKDKHFVDHHRTALIDRVSQVAPILDRLLQRGVITSNAYSDVRAEKTKQNRMRELIDVPLKASGSKGKDVFLDILMEQEPYLISELKGE; from the exons ATGCCGAAAACCGTTGGCGATACATTAATTGGTGTCCTTAATGATTTGGGAATGACTAAACTGAAGTGGTTCAGACATAAACTCTGTGAACGCAAGCAGGAGCCAAAAATTCGCAAGGGCAATGTTGAAAATTTGGACCCAATAGACTTGGCAGACCTTCTGACCCGTACTTTCACTGAAGACGGGGCTTTGGATGTGGCTATAGAGGTATTGAGGGCAATTGACTGCCATGACGGCGCAAAGGAACTGACGGATTTCAAGAAAG CTCAAGAATCTTCGGTAATGTCGGGTGCTGCTAAGGGAAGTGCGCTTGGACCAAATAACATTATCAAAG ACAAACACTTTGTGGATCATCACCGGACGGCCCTGATCGACAGAGTGAGCCAGGTGGCACCCATCTTGGATAGGCTCCTGCAGAGGGGAGTCATCACCTCAAATGCCTACAGTGACGTGAGGGCTGAAAAAACCAAACAGAACAGGATGAGGGAGCTCATAGATGTCCCTCTGAAAGCATCTGGGTCCAAAGGCAAAGATGTGTTCTTAGATATCCTTATGGAACAGGAACCATACCTAATCAGTGAACTGAAGGGGGAATAA
- the LOC110530050 gene encoding apoptosis-associated speck-like protein containing a CARD isoform X1 encodes MPKTVGDTLIGVLNDLGMTKLKWFRHKLCERKQEPKIRKGNVENLDPIDLADLLTRTFTEDGALDVAIEVLRAIDCHDGAKELTDFKKDYFTAQESSVMSGAAKGSALGPNNIIKDKHFVDHHRTALIDRVSQVAPILDRLLQRGVITSNAYSDVRAEKTKQNRMRELIDVPLKASGSKGKDVFLDILMEQEPYLISELKGE; translated from the exons ATGCCGAAAACCGTTGGCGATACATTAATTGGTGTCCTTAATGATTTGGGAATGACTAAACTGAAGTGGTTCAGACATAAACTCTGTGAACGCAAGCAGGAGCCAAAAATTCGCAAGGGCAATGTTGAAAATTTGGACCCAATAGACTTGGCAGACCTTCTGACCCGTACTTTCACTGAAGACGGGGCTTTGGATGTGGCTATAGAGGTATTGAGGGCAATTGACTGCCATGACGGCGCAAAGGAACTGACGGATTTCAAGAAAG ATTATTTTACAGCTCAAGAATCTTCGGTAATGTCGGGTGCTGCTAAGGGAAGTGCGCTTGGACCAAATAACATTATCAAAG ACAAACACTTTGTGGATCATCACCGGACGGCCCTGATCGACAGAGTGAGCCAGGTGGCACCCATCTTGGATAGGCTCCTGCAGAGGGGAGTCATCACCTCAAATGCCTACAGTGACGTGAGGGCTGAAAAAACCAAACAGAACAGGATGAGGGAGCTCATAGATGTCCCTCTGAAAGCATCTGGGTCCAAAGGCAAAGATGTGTTCTTAGATATCCTTATGGAACAGGAACCATACCTAATCAGTGAACTGAAGGGGGAATAA